A portion of the Malania oleifera isolate guangnan ecotype guangnan chromosome 3, ASM2987363v1, whole genome shotgun sequence genome contains these proteins:
- the LOC131151795 gene encoding probable aldo-keto reductase 5 — translation MCSGGSAVRRMKLGSQGLEVSAQGLGCMGMSQSYGLPKPEDEMITLIHHVINAGVTFLDTSDVYGPHTNELLIGKALKVGGMRERVQIATKFGCRRVEGKLEVCGDPAYVRAACEASLKRLGIDCIDLYYVHRIDTRLPIEVTMGELKKLVEEGKIKYIGLSEARPSTIRRAHAVHPITAVQLEWSLWTRDVEEEIIPTCRELGIGIVPFSPLGRGFLSHGPNVTENLTNNDFRKTLPRFQPENLEHNKHIFETVNELANKKGCTPSQLALAWVHLQGADVCPIPGTTKIENFNQNVGALSLKLTQEEMAALESLAAIVKGNRYASGVITWKDSETAPLSSWKAN, via the exons ATGTGCAGTGGTGGCAGCGCCGTGAGGAGGATGAAGTTGGGCTCTCAGGGGCTGGAAGTATCGGCGCAGGGATTGGGGTGCATGGGCATGTCCCAGAGCTACGGCCTTCCGAAGCCCGAAGACGAAATGATCACTCTCATTCACCACGTCATCAACGCCGGAGTCACCTTCCTTGACACCTCCGACGTCTACGGCCCCCACACCAACGAACTCCTCATCGGAAAG GCGTTGAAAGTGGGAGGGATGAGGGAAAGGGTTCAAATAGCGACCAAGTTTGGGTGCCGACGGGTGGAGGGGAAGCTTGAGGTGTGCGGGGATCCGGCGTACGTGAGGGCGGCGTGCGAGGCGAGCTTGAAGCGCCTCGGCATTGATTGCATCGATCTCTACTATGTGCATCGCATTGATACCCGCCTGCCCATTGAAGTCACG ATGGGAGAACTCAAGAAACTAGTTGAGGAgggtaaaataaaatacataggTCTATCCGAGGCTCGTCCTTCAACAATACGAAGAGCACATGCAGTTCATCCAATAACAGCAGTGCAATTAGAGTGGTCCTTGTGGACAAGAGATGTAGAAGAAGAAATAATTCCCACTTGCAG AGAACTTGGAATTGGGATTGTTCCTTTTAGTCCTTTAGGAAGGGGCTTCCTTTCACATGGGCCAAATGTTACTGAGAACTTGACAAATAATGACTTTCGAAAG ACTTTACCCAGGTTCCAACCAGAAAATCTAGAGCATAACAAGCACATATTTGAGACGGTAAATGAATTGGCAAACAAGAAGGGTTGCACCCCGTCGCAGCTGGCACTAGCTTGGGTCCATTTACAAGGGGCTGATGTGTGTCCCATACCTGGAACCACTAAGATTGAGAACTTCAATCAAAATGTGGGTGCTTTGTCCCTAAAACTAACACAAGAAGAGATGGCTGCCCTGGAATCCCTTGCTGCTATAGTGAAGGGGAACAGATATGCATCTGGTGTTATTACATGGAAAGACTCGGAGACTGCCCCTCTATCTTCATGGAAAGCTAATTAA
- the LOC131151796 gene encoding probable aldo-keto reductase 2, with the protein MSTAVKRIKLGSEGLEVSAQGLGCMGMSHAYGPPKPDAEMIPLIHHAVNTGVTFLDTSDFYGPHINELLIGKALKAEGMRDRVQLATKFACSFMDGKMQIRGDPAYVRACCEASLKRLDIDCIDLYYVHRIDKKVPIEVTIGELKKLVEEGKIKYIGLSEACPSTIRRAHAVHPITAVQLEWSLWTRDVEEEIIPTCRELGIGIVPFSPLGNGFFSHGPNIVEKLTNNDYRKTLPRFQAENLEHNKYVFERVNELAAKKGCAPSQLALAWVHHQGHDVCPIPGTTKFENFNQNVGALSVKLTPAEMAELESIAAAVKGARFRPSFVTWKDSETPLLSSWKPE; encoded by the exons ATGAGTACCGCAGTGAAGAGGATTAAGCTAGGATCTGAGGGCCTGGAAGTCTCCGCTCAGGGACTTGGGTGCATGGGCATGTCCCACGCCTACGGCCCTCCCAAGCCCGACGCTGAAATGATCCCTCTTATCCACCACGCCGTCAACACCGGCGTCACCTTCCTCGACACCTCCGACTTCTATGGCCCCCACATCAACGAGCTCCTCATCGGAAAG GCGTTGAAGGCGGAAGGGATGAGGGATAGGGTTCAATTGGCTACCAAGTTTGCGTGCAGTTTCATGGACGGTAAGATGCAGATTCGCGGCGATCCGGCATACGTGAGAGCGTGCTGCGAGGCGAGCTTGAAGCGCCTCGACATTGACTGCATCGATCTCTATTATGTCCATCGCATCGACAAGAAAGTGCCTATTGAAGTCACG ATCGGAGAGCTCAAGAAGCTAGTTGAAGAgggtaaaataaaatatataggaCTTTCTGAAGCCTGTCCTTCAACAATTAGAAGAGCACATGCAGTTCATCCAATAACGGCTGTGCAGTTGGAGTGGTCTTTGTGGACAAGAGATGTGGAAGAAGAAATAATTCCGACTTGCAG GGAACTTGGCATTGGGATCGTTCCATTTAGTCCTCTGGGAAACGGGTTCTTTTCCCATGGTCCGAACATAGTTGAGAAGTTGACAAATAATGACTACCGAAAG ACTCTACCCAGGTTCCAGGCTGAAAATCTCGAGCATAACAAGTACGTATTTGAGAGGGTAAATGAACTGGCGGCAAAGAAGGGTTGCGCTCCGTCGCAACTAGCTCTGGCCTGGGTCCATCACCAAGGGCACGATGTTTGTCCAATTCCAGGAACCACGAAATTTGAAAACTTCAACCAGAACGTGGGTGCTCTGTCTGTAAAACTAACACCGGCCGAAATGGCTGAACTGGAATCCATTGCTGCTGCAGTGAAGGGGGCAAGATTTAGACCCAGCTTTGTCACTTGGAAAGACTCAGAAACTCCACTGCTGTCTTCCTGGAAACCTGAGTGA